The Methanotorris formicicus Mc-S-70 genome segment TTGAACTATATTCCATACGCTCATCTTCACTTACAATTACATATATAAATAATAATCGCAATATATAATTTTATGAGCGTCGAAGTATATAAGTTATTCATACCAAAGGATGAGGAGTGTATTGCAATTATAAGGGAGATTAGATGGAGTGATAGGTATATTTGCCCATATTGTGGTTCGAAAGATGTTGTTTTAAAAGGCAAA includes the following:
- a CDS encoding transposase yields the protein MSVEVYKLFIPKDEECIAIIREIRWSDRYICPYCGSKDVVLKGK